The DNA segment TTATTTGCCACCGAcagaaataaataaaagagaaaaaatgtcAAGGAGAtggaaataaatataaaaaattaaggcttatttaattaattttcataaaaaaacaaaaattgatgTAACAACTGTCAACTCAAGATCTGCTGTCTAACGTCATTGGCTTTCTACTAACAACGTAAATAGAAAATGCTTCGTCCTCTTCAACTTATTTACCCGACGATGTTTTTAATTATAAATGCGTCAAAATAATTAATATGATTTTAATTAATACTCCGTATAATACTTATAACATTTTTAACTTTTAACAATAAATTTATTGAATCGTTAAATTTTGAACTATAATGTGATAGGTTCTCTATTAAGATAATTTTCAACTATTATTCTAAAATTTTCTTCCAAGTCTATAATAGTATACATAAATCAAATTTACATTTTAAATTCATTGCCTAATCTAATATAATCACATAAAATTTAAGGGAAAATGGGtgataaattatatattcacTTAGTTTCTAAGAGTTCGTTTGGCCATAAAAAAGAACTTTacttttttcgaattttttttacctttttccgAATCAGTATTTAGCCatggaaatttttcttttttcacttgaaaataaattttgaaattttttcgaaaatttgataAACTCCAAAAGCAGTTTTTCAAATTCCACTTctgatcactcacaaaaattcaaaaatagcctaaAATTGTGTTCATGTCCAAAtacaactctaatttttaaatactatttttacttaaattttgttttttacttttttttttcagaaatattagaattcttatgtccaaacgcccactaactCAAATTAGCTAGGATtaattttgtaataatattatataACTTAAATCTTAAGAGCGCGCAAAATAGCCGACACACCAAGAATGGACAGACAGCGCACGTTGTAATGCAATTTAGGGACAGGGGACAAAACCGTCATTATCACTAATCTCCAGGTCCTTTTCGTCTTTTGCCACTTCCCCTTTCCCTTCACCTCCATTTCctcactcacttactctaacactcAACTCTCTCCTTCTGCAActtcacacacacacatacactccCTCTCACCCAAAATGGGTTCTCGAAGCGGGTCGCACCAGCTGAGCAACGGGTTAATCGTCTCGGGTCGACCCGAGCAGCTCAAGGAACGTCAGCCCACAATGGCCTCCCGCGCCGTGCCGTACACTGGTGGCGACGTCAAGAAGTCCGGCGAGTTGGGGAAGATGTACGGCGTCGGTCCTCCTGGCCCACCACCAACTCTTCTCAAACCCTCATCAAGGTCCTCATCTTCACAGCACAACAACAGCGGACCTGTTAGATCCGGCCCGAATTCCGGCCCTATGGTCCATAAACCCGGAAGTTCCGGCCCGATTAGGAAATCATCATCGTCTTCCTCCGGTCAGCTTATGACTCCGATTCAACCTACAGGCCTCATTACATCTGGCCCGTTGAGTACTAATGCGAGCCGGCGATCCGGCCCGCTCGAGCCCACCGGTTCGTTTAAGAAAGTTGTGTACGGTTCTGCTGTTACGAGCTTGGGAGATGTGATAAAGCTAGGATTCAGGGTTTCAAGGGTAACAATGTGGGTGTTTTTAGTGGTAGTGTTGATGGGTTTGGTGGTGGGTGCATTTCTAATGGTGGCGGTTAAAAAGGCGATGATTCTCGTGGCGATAGCGGGTGTTTTAGCTCCAATGGTGATGATTTTACTGTGGAATTTTGGGTATAAAGAACGAGGGTTGTTGGGTTTTTTGAAAAGATATCCTGATGCTGAGCTTAGAGGTGCCGTTGATGGTCAATATGTCAAGGTCACTGGGGTAATTTCGCAAACATTTACTAGCTTTGCTTATATCAGTTCTTAAATTTTCATTCTTAATATTGAGTGTGATGTGATGAGGTTGATGTTTCTAATTCTTGTTTTTAGTTATAATTTTGTAATTAGGTGGTAGTTAGTACATAATACTCACTCCATCCCAATTTAAGTGGGGGTGTTTGATTGGATACGGGATTCAATAGAGAAAGAAATACTTTTGAAACTTATGGTTTAAAATAAGGCAAATATTTCTATGGCTATGAATCATATTATTAAGGTAAAGTTAGAAATGTGTCACTCTTTTTGGAATAAGGAAAAGGAAAGAGTATCACAGTAATTGGGACGGAGGGAGTAGTTTTGTAGGATGGTACTGATGCTAGTTTTGAGACTGGCCATTTACCATTTGGTCCTTGGAGGTGTAGATTACCTTATGTTCTGGAATGAGATTTTGTCTGTGCAAACATTTGGCATGCTTATTACGTGGCGACGATGGTTTTAATTAGAGGTAGATCCATGATTTTAAGACTGTCATTCATCATCTTGTCTTCAAAGGTAAAGTTTGCTATGTTCTGGAGTGAGATTCTGTTTGTGAGGATCTTTATTGTGTTTTGAATTTGAGTTAAAGATACCATGCTCTTGAACTAACCCAGGTTCTGCTTAAAGAAGGGTTATGTGCACCTTTTATCTGTGGGTTTCCAATCTTGGCTGCTGAGGCCTGAGTTATGGATACTCTAAGGGATCGTTTGGTTACCGGGATAGGGATACTAATCCTGGGATAAAATTTGGTACTTCATCTATCCCAAGCTTGGTAATGGTTATTAGGCCATTGGCTGATATTGGTATCAGTTTTATACCAAAAAATTGGTATTAACTGTCCCACATTGGATGTGGGATAATAATCCCTATCAATCCCAGGACAAACCTTTATATGTCCTAAAGGTTTTCGAAGTTCTTAATGGGACAGAGTTGTTGTAGGAGGATATAGGGGATAACCTAATTTGGTGTGGAAGGGATAGATACTATGTTGCTCAGGTCATTTAAAAATGTTCGCGCCCGTGTCCGATCCTCCAAAAATGCAAGTTGCATTTCCTAGCACCCGTCGATGAGGGTGAGTAGTTGCTAGCGAACTGTGTATATTCATTAAATTAAAAATCTATGCGAGAGGACTGGAGTTCGATTTTCGAAACGCCCCCAATTATTTGTTATCAATTATTATTTTGCACCCAAGAGTGCGGCCTAGTGGTCAATGATGTGGATTGAGAATCATGAGGTCCCCAGTTCAAATTCCAACGGAGTCAAAAATACTACgtgatttcttcccatctgtCCAAACATTGGTGGACAAAGTTACCTGGTACCTGTTActggtgggaggtagcaggtatcctatggaattagtcgaggtgcgcCCAAGTTGGCCAGACACCACGATTATAAAAATATTATCGATaagtatttaattaattaaatgtaAAAAAATCAAGTCATTCATTATTATATAACAACCATTGGTCatttaatcaaataaaaattgAGTTAAATTACATTGTTGACAAGAAATATAAGTTAATTTTCAACAAGAATGTACTGGTCTGTTCCCTGAATCCTAAAAGTTTATGTGATGTTGAAACTGACTTTTATATACACACCCGTGACGGATATACGCACCCGTACCTAAGCACAATTTTATGTGTTGTTTCACTGGATTTATGGATTCACAAAATTTCTTACACACTGAAGAGCATTTGGAAGAAAACCATACAGAAAGTTACCTCACAGTTATTAATGTTTGTTTTGAATATGTTATAACATGCTGTTTGGTTGTATTCAGACATCTAAGTTTCCACATTTAAATTTCTTCCATTCCTAGAATAATAGGAAGAGTATAATATACTGTTTTGTGTAGGTTGTCACTTGTGGAAGTATCCCACTTGAAACTTCTTTTCAGCAGATACCTAGATGTGTATATGCTTCTACAGAACTGTATGAATACAAAGGTTGGGGTGGTAAATCTGCACATCCTAGCCACCGTTGCTTCTCATGGGGACGCAGGCATTCGGAGGTTAGTTTGCATTTATTTACTATTTGAGCATTTCCAGGCTTGCTTGGCAAAAATGAATTGGTATTGCCCATCTCGGAATTTTATCTCAAGTATCACATTATTCTTTTATAACACAATTGCAAAAATACACTTGCTGTTGGTCCTTGTTTCAATTTGTCCCCGTGAGAGCTTTGTAATGCTTCCAATTTATTCCAAAGCATTTGTACTCTTATCATGTAGGAACTTGAATAAAGTTGTATTAGGTTTAAGAGCTGAAAGGTTGGGAGCCGGGGCATGCGGGGCCCATGGACTGTCAATATTCAAGGTTGAATAACTAATAACATGCTAATCTCTACAAGTTCATAGAATATATCAAAAGGCCTGACCAACATCATATGCTAACTATTAGACTTGAATATCAGAAGCTTCATCATATGCTAACTCTTCTGCTTCGGCTGGTTAGCTTTTGCATGGTTGTTGACATGGCTATTGCTGTAGTGTTAATCCTTGTGATTCTGTATTGGCCTAACTCCTAATCGTTTGTCCTAAAACTCCAATTGAAGATTCATGGTTGCTTTTACCTCTTGAAAACAGAAATATGTAGCTGATTTCTATATCTCAGACTTCCAGTCGGGATTAAGAGCTATGGTGAAGGCAGGTTATGGAGCAAAAGTTGCCCCATTTGTCAAGCCGACAACAGTTATTGATGTAACAAAGAGTAACAAAGAGTTGTCTCCCAACTTCCTGCGCTGGCTTGCTGATCGGAGCCTCTCAAGTGATGACCGCATAATGCGCCTCAAAGAAGGGTAAGTTGTGGTTTTATCTTGCAATTCACGAACTTGACAGATGATTTCACATGGGCTTTCATATTTATGTGCCTCTATCATAATTTTGTGACAACCTTCCGAGTCTTGGCTCATTCTTTGTGGTTGCTCCTAATGACAGCTACATCAAAGAAGGGAGCACTGTAAGCGTCATGGGTGTTGTAAGGCGCCATGAGAATGTCCTAATGATTGTTCCACCAGCGGAGCCTATTTCAACAGGTTGTCAGTGGACTCGCTGCCTTCTCCCTACTTACATTGAAGGCCTCATCTTAACATGTGATGACAGTCAGAATTCAGATGTGATCCCTGTATAAGTTTGCTCATGTAGTTTCAATTTTGATTTCTGATGAGTCATGACGATAGAGTGAATCAGATGGCAATGTGGGGACAGCAAAACCTCCTTGGTTGTGCCAGTGCAAAGATTCAAGTGTAACATCAAACAGGGAACATCAGCAGGGAAAGCTGAAGATGGTAGACGTCTGAAGTTAGTTTTCCCACGTTTTCACTATTTTAGCAGAGATCGCGAAGGAAGAGGAGGAAAAAGCGTTCTACCTTAAGCAGCTAGTCGTGTTGTATCGTGCATATTTCATTTCTGGTTTGGTTTTAGATACTTCTATGTACATAAACTATCAAGGTATTTATATATGTTCATATTTTGGCTTTAGCTTTCATTTCATATGCACATTCGGCTGTGGGGTTCCTCTGTAAAATAATGAGTTCTATATTATTATAAGCATTAAGCTTCTCTTGTAATTGTATCAGTAATATTACACTCTTCATTTCATTAGCTCCGTGTCTCAACTATCACCTGTTAATAAAGAGTTTATCACCTATGTCGATGCTTTCCCATAAGTGGGGGTCTAGAGAGGATAGCGTGTATGCCGATCTTACGTCTTTACTCCTACTTATAGGAAGGCAGAGAAATGTGAGGTTGTTTCTGGTAGATCCTCGACtcaagaaagataaaaggaaagaaGAATGTCTAAAGGAGGTAGTAATTTATAAAATGCATTGAAGTAACGGTAAAGGGTAAATGGGATAGCACTCTACCCCAGTGTTCACAATGTTATCAGACATTTTACTAATGAGAAAAGTAAACACTTTCATTTGCTCACAAAGGCAAATATCCAAAAGCGAATGCTTTAGAATATTCTATTTTTCAACACCATAAGCATGTCCTCCGAGAGTGACACAAGGGAGCTAAAACCAGAACGAGAGGCACCACGATCAAGAGGTTAAAGTCTGGAAGGCATTCCTCCAGCGACAACCAGAGTTTCTCCGGTTACATAAGCAGCGTCTTCAGAAGCTAAATACGCAACAGCTGCGGCCATATCTTGTGTTGTTCCAAGCCTATTGAGTAATGTCTTGCCCTCAATCTCTCTCCTCTATACACAATCAGCAATTAGTTAACAAATAAACAATGGATATTCATCTTGTTTTATCATTGAGTAAGAGATTTAAATTAATAAGAACTTACCACATGTTCATTCTGTGTAATGAAATCAGCAAAGTGTGTAGGTACAAAACCCGGTGCTACACAGTTTACACGAGTACCTGGACTCATTTCAGATGCTAGAGCCTGGTATCAAACAAGACAATTAGAAAAAAGCTAATAGGTCATAGTTACTTATGTGGCAGGATGCCAACTTAAAAAGTTAGCACCTTAGTAAGTCCAAGAAGCGCCGTTTTTGTCACCCCATACATACCCATGGAAGCTGGTGGTGAGTAACCAGAAATTGAGGAAATCAGAACAACTGACGAACCCTTCTTAAGGTAAGGCGCTGCGTCCTATATAAGCGACAGAAAGAGCAGAATATTATGTGCAATGGCCAAAACATGAAAAAGTAAGCATTTGGACAGAGGAATTTCAAATAAATGGAAAGATGTGATAAAGAACAAATAGTTAGTATCCTTTAATGTATTCGATAAATGCTCCAGGAAGTAAAACATGCATTTGCAACATTTTATTCTCATCAACTTACTTGTAGTAATAGTATAGaggctttgacattgatatcCCACAGCTTGTCAAGGACCGATTCTTTAGTTTCTAGTATTGCATCCACTGAAGGATTGACAGCAGCATTTGACACGACGACGTCTAGTTTCCCATATTTCTGGAAAATTACAAATTTATATCAAAAAAGCTGGATGATACGAAATAAAACAGCATTGACTACTCATTTTTCGTAGTTAGATGTTAGAAAAAACGTGCAATTAGCCTTaaagaaattcttagatctaaaaaccattcccaaggaaacaaATAAACGCTTGACCTCCAAGAGATGTAAGCACAGACCAAGAAGTGTTGATATGAGGAGATTAGATACTAGGATAACGGAAAATACTCCAACTTTTCTCACTGATCGGGATCCCAATCAAGATTTAACAATTTAAGAATTGTGAAAATTAAGAGTAGGAATACCCTGCTGAATATGGAAATTACGGGGTTTGAGAATAGATAAAGCTTTTATTTGTGCAATCAAAATAGTGACATTGCGTTCCTGCAGCGCAACCACATATCTTGTACCTGATCTTATGTGATTTTGGCTGTAAGCATAATCTGGCAGATAAACCAATAAGATACCTAAGAACCTTGATGAAATGTGCCTAATACCTGTACATGAACTGATAACTAAGTGGTGTTTGTTCAAAATACAGGTGTAAGAAACGTCATTAGAGAAACATtcttcagtttttacaaaaacgAAAAATTATTCCCAGATATGTTTTCTGAAACAGGTGCCTCCTAAATCAAGAGCCTATCGAAGCTCTCTTTTAGGTCCTAAAATCTCTTCACCCAATGACCCTTTTCAATCATTTAAGTCTTATTTGCACTTGCTAATAATTAGAAAGATAAGAGAAACTACTACTTTGTGAACCATTTGCCTATAAAAGATTATGTACAGAGACTCTACGACCTATTCTTATCCACCTGATTCAGGAAAATAGCTGCACCAGTGCACCTGGACCTTTGATTCAATGGTTAGACTCCTTAGAAACACCCTTAAGCGAAAAACAACAGAGAAAGGTGAATTACAAGTAATTGCTTCGCATGCTAAAGAGTTTGTTACAGTTAGACTTAAAACATATAAATTAAATCAGTTTCAGTTGGTCCGAATATGAGCTAAAGAAGATTACAAACACCAATAGACCTAAAAGACCCCATTGATTCAAAATTCTGAACCGAAGTTACAATTTTAAATTTCAATTCAAGGGTCAGGCCGGAACAGTGGTACAGTGCACAGTATCATTCATACCTGAATGGTTCTCTCTATCAAATTCTTCCTCTGTTGTGCATTTGACACATGACATACTAAACCAAAGACTTCAATTCCTCGATCACTAAGTGTCTTTACTGCTTCATCTACATTTTTCTGTAAAATGAATATACAATACCTCAAGTCAAATCCAGCATGACAAAGAGAGCAAGAATAGACAGATACACATACTTCCATCCAGAAAAAAGTTGCAAAATACCGGTGGTTAAATAGCACACAATCACACACAAAGAAAACTGAGAACAGGAAATAAGCTGAAGAGAGTTGTCCACTATGAAAGAAAAGAAACGGTGCATGAGATCCCCCATTACAATCTCCTTTAAATACTCCAAGTGTTTTCCGAACCAATTGAGCCAATAAGCCTCTCAATAGAAGAAAAAATATACTCCCTCTGTCCCAATTTATGTTGCGGACaaggcacggagtttaagaaaataaaacttGTAGTCTAAAACAAGGAATAAACATTTTTGTAGGTACAAATCATCTCATTAAGGTTAAAATGTAATTAGATTGTTTCTTAATAAGGAAATATGACATTCTTTTGGgacaaacaaaaaaagaaagtaTGACACATAAACTAGGACAGAGAGTAAGAGGGTTCAGATTTAAGATCGCTCCACTCTTTGAGTTGCTCCACGCAACGCAATGGTCAGTGGTCAGGGACAAGTTGCGTAACTCTTAGAAGTTTCTATGCAACCACGCACTGGTCACGCTCTGATCGTGCACGGCTaataagtcccatattttcttcaCTAGTCCATATCACATGGCTCTGCCCCCCGCATCTCTCTATATCGGCCCTCAACCTCCCCTACCTATACAGATTCCCATTTTTTCCCAATTTTGGGTTGCACCGTGATCATTCGTGGTCGGATCGCAATTCTATTCCACCAGAATTCAAAACATAAAGTCAACAAGAAAACAATGGTCCTATGCCTTTTGTTTGACACAATTTTTCTAGTACAAAATGCATATATAACTACAAAAAGCTGCAATTCATAGTAATTTTACCTAGCTTTTACATGTGTATATTCATTTcacaaaaaataagaaaattaatATCCGAATTGAAAACTAGATGAGCTTATCCTCATATGCCAAATTTTCCCACTGATTTTGGAATTAGGATGGAGTATATGCAACAAGATAACTGAAAGGGAAATAAGCATCAAACTTTAGCAAAATTCTCCAAAAATTGGCAAGAAAggacaataaaaaataaaaaaaattgggtGAAGAAATAAAACCTGTTTACGAGAGGAGATAACAACAGAAGCACCTTCTAAAGCAAGCCTCTCAGCAATACTAAAACCAATACCCTGTGTTGAAGCTGTGACAATTACCACTTTCCCTTCAAATCTTTTACCAATTTTCTCCATTGCTATATTTGTTTAGATGCTTAACGTTTTGAACAACACAAGATAGAAAGAAGTAGAGTATTAAGAAGCCAATAGCAGCAAGCCAAAATTGATTTCTTTTCTAGGGAAATGGAATACTAGTAATTGTTTTTCTTCTTGGAAAGACAAGACTTTTCTTTCTGTTCAGATTTGGAGATTTTAACTTTGAGTCTTGTTTTGACTaaatttttatttgatatttatgAAGGGGAGCATTGGGGCTGGCCGTAAAAGGAAGAGGTTAGTTCACACCTCTCGCAATTGCCTTTCTGGAATCCTTTCGCTAGAGCTATTATTGGGTTTTGGTAcgatatttttgtatatatatgggTATAATGGGTCCGGTCCCATCCTTTATA comes from the Nicotiana sylvestris chromosome 4, ASM39365v2, whole genome shotgun sequence genome and includes:
- the LOC104232378 gene encoding tropinone reductase-like 3, which codes for MEKIGKRFEGKVVIVTASTQGIGFSIAERLALEGASVVISSRKQKNVDEAVKTLSDRGIEVFGLVCHVSNAQQRKNLIERTIQKYGKLDVVVSNAAVNPSVDAILETKESVLDKLWDINVKASILLLQDAAPYLKKGSSVVLISSISGYSPPASMGMYGVTKTALLGLTKALASEMSPGTRVNCVAPGFVPTHFADFITQNEHVRREIEGKTLLNRLGTTQDMAAAVAYLASEDAAYVTGETLVVAGGMPSRL
- the LOC104232379 gene encoding uncharacterized membrane protein At1g16860-like, producing MGSRSGSHQLSNGLIVSGRPEQLKERQPTMASRAVPYTGGDVKKSGELGKMYGVGPPGPPPTLLKPSSRSSSSQHNNSGPVRSGPNSGPMVHKPGSSGPIRKSSSSSSGQLMTPIQPTGLITSGPLSTNASRRSGPLEPTGSFKKVVYGSAVTSLGDVIKLGFRVSRVTMWVFLVVVLMGLVVGAFLMVAVKKAMILVAIAGVLAPMVMILLWNFGYKERGLLGFLKRYPDAELRGAVDGQYVKVTGVVTCGSIPLETSFQQIPRCVYASTELYEYKGWGGKSAHPSHRCFSWGRRHSEKYVADFYISDFQSGLRAMVKAGYGAKVAPFVKPTTVIDVTKSNKELSPNFLRWLADRSLSSDDRIMRLKEGYIKEGSTVSVMGVVRRHENVLMIVPPAEPISTGCQWTRCLLPTYIEGLILTCDDSQNSDVIPV